ATCCATGAGAACGAGTTCGTCTCTGTCGCGAGTGTCGGGTCCGTAAGAGTCAACTCGGAAGACGAGTTGGCCCTTGCAGTCGTAGACGGTGAAGCCATCACCGGCGAAGAAGAGAGAGGTTTTGAGGACGGTGAGATGGATCTCTTCTTTGAAGACGTATCCAGGTCCCACCTCGTTCATGTTTTCCGCAGCAGCGTCTGAAGCCATACACAAAGGGTAGTGTGGAATTGTGATGTGGGTTTCTTTGGTATTTGTATTAGAATTACGTTATTTTTAATGGTGGCAAAGGAAAAGCACTATTCATATTCCCCAATTGAATAATCTTCCACCATAACCAAATCAATTTATGCCACCCATCAATTATTAATTCACAAAGTGTGGGGTATACAAATGAACGCATGCATGGGGggttgaaagataaaaaatatctacGAAGATGATGCGACAggacttttcattttattgattttaggcacgttatttttattttttattattttatttatacattatcttttttaactatttttcataaatttatataattaattaaaaagtgtcataaactcaataataaataactatgTAAATAGAGTCTAACTTtagaaagttaaaataaaatttaaataatatccAACTATTTTAATAACATCATCAAGATCCTTATCGTTATTGTTCTTTCTAGTCCCATCATAACATTATCTCTTCTTGAATGGAGAGGAAAGATAACCcagatgaaaatataaaaaagttctaactaatattattttaactaaaagaaagactaaaaggaaaatacaaaaattaaataaattatataattaaataacctAACtcgattaaataatttttgggACCACTTAGCCCCCATTTCTCTGGTTGTGGAGGCTCTAAAGCAATGTTGAAGTTATCTAACACCACATTCACAGCACACTAAGCAACTTCATTGCTTTCTTTAGCTCATaatctctatatatataaatatatattaagtttgaaataattaatgaataaaaaaattaaaaaatatatatatttttggattgTTATTAACTCTAAATCTTAAATGATATGAAATTATTCAACGGAGcggaataatatttttattattatttaaaatcgaTTCAAGTAGCATTAATGCAAAGCGAAAATTCAAATGTAAAGCGTTGAAAGTAGTCTATCATGGAATCCCACACAATGTGTACATAGGCCACGCCCAACATTATCTTTTCCGAAAGTCAAAAGCCAGAATTTATAAGGAGGTGTTGTGAATCTCTGCTGTTTTCACCCTCACAATTTGCTAAAAGTCACCCTCAATggattttacatattaattttatttaatttttatttcagatCAATGGTTTTACTTTACCCACACTCAATTAAGTTGGTTTGAAACTTGAGAGTGGAATTTCAGCCTTACATTATCGAATTCACACGCGCCCACTACACGCAATTTGACTCAAACGAGGAGGAAAATaaaatactgaaaaaaaaattatacgtaAAATATATTACATGATTTTTCTTCGTTTGAAATtacttcatatttatttattattacaaaaatgccgcaatatataacatatttaaaaaatatctgttTCAAAAGTAAGTAACCTGTATTTTTACTAACTTCATTTGACGTGTTGGCTTCTAAttggttaatttattttaatatatttttagtgtcAACTTAACCCTATATTTACGTGGCGGCTTTTAATTGGATAACCAAGTTTCATCCTATCTTTATAAACAGAAGATAAAAATGtcttttatgtatatttttattactcttCAActtactaataatattaaaattaaaaaaaaaaaaaacgtatatCATACCTTTTCTTTCTAGGATAGATTCTTGATACGATTCTTACGCACGATAAACGAATATAactattttcattcaattcatactCCTCAAGTCAAGAAAAAACGTATCTGGAAAGCACTGGTAAAATAATAAAGCTTTCCAAAAGTAagtttatttttagtaaaacacggaaattatttaatttaaatgtttaataactattttCCCTTTTTGAAACTATATATTGAGATAAGTGAACAAATATTTGCCACATTTAAAggtattaatatttgtttatttgaggTATCTTTAAGTCAAAAagttgatttttctttggtATTGGGTCGGTTACGGAAAGTGTGGTGTGGACAAAAAAAGGTGGTGTGTCGTGTAATCCAAACACGGAGTTGTTGGTGATGGGCCTACTTGCTGGGCTCCATGAGACATCAACTTTTGTTAgtgtaaataagaaaagaaaaatagatttagacgttataaattaaagatgaaatgagaaaatagaaaaactgaaaaattgtATGAATGGTAAAACATAAATCTTTATGTGAATTCTTTGACTATgatttcacttttaattttaaggtttggttgaaaattgaaaaacactttctatgtaaatgatttttctattttatttatatgttttctaTTAGAGTCCTTTATTTTCCTTTGTTTGATCCTACCAAACTATCACTTTTTCCAAACTCATCAATCGATTTTCTGATAAAGAACAGGAGTATCGACCACATTATTAAATACGACACACAATCTTAAAACTTGTTAATGTCATTTCACGTTATTTTTCTACATTGACAAAATACATAACGATGATTTTggtcttgcggttgaaaatcaCACTAAATTTAAGAGATTTTAAAACGTATATATGTTCATTTTCTTCTTAAGAACTCTCACCAAGCTAAGATAATTAATCTACATTCCCTATGCTATTTTGCTTCTCTCACATTACAAAATTCtttactaaaagaaaataattgaaggGTTTGCAAGGGAGAATGAAAGACTTGTacgaaataaatattattttttagaaaaatgattatttgatatatctaaatttttaacatttatttgatactattcttatttactttttattcttttcttttttgaaaaattacaaaactttatattttttggatcATTTTACTCTTAGATTTcgtgtcaaataaatgtaaaagtgtatcattgtattattattcttctttttatacAATTAGATCAAATTCACGTATAAAAAGTTAACATAAAATTAAGTAGGAATGGAATTTCACTAatgaattttcattcaaaagTTAAACGACGTAAACTACAAGAGCTTGCATGATACCAACATTTACGTACAAGAGAATTCAAATACCCAAGGTCATGATCATCCCTATAGTTTCTTTCTATTCCCCACATAACCTAggtgtatttatatatataaatatctatatatatagatatttatttaactGTCTCGTGGTTTGTCTCTAAAACAACTAGCTAGAAAGGCGTGCCTTTAGCCTTGCAAAGCTACAATagaagaaaaagcaaagcaAGGGTCAAAAGGGAAGGCAAAATCATTCAGATATATGTATTTGTTCCACCAATTCAGTTGCATTATTGGTTCTGCACAGGGTATCTTACTCCAGCTACCAAAGCACGTTGCTGCTCTATCTGCATGAAACCATACAAATATAGGGTACAGTGTAACTTAGTATCAAATCTTAGTCGTAACATTAAAACCTTTGAATGCAATGCAACTTACTTGGAACAATTCATGCAACTTGTTCTTGAGATAGCAGTATTCATGCTCCAGCATCTCCAACGCTCTCAGGCATCTGCAATATGGCACGTGGGCAGTTTCAATAAACTATATATCAACAAAGACTTGATTATTTATCGGGTAGAGAAAAAGAACACGAATTTTGAGAGGTGTGTATGTACCCTGCACGGTTGCTCTGGTCTGTAGCAGCACGAAAGGCAACGCAAATGTTTGTGACTCTCTTGGCACCAATGCTTGAGCTGCTTCCCATGAACTGATTCAAATGGATTCCCATTTTCTTGTAATCTGATAACTCCCTTTCCATTCTGCCACATGCAGAAATCAATTTAACAAGGAGAGTTTAATCCAAACGCTCCAAAccagcaaagaagaagaagaagattaatTACATACAGCAATCCTCTGAGATTGTTGAGTAGCTTCTCGGACTCGTGAAAATAAATGTTGACGACCTCAGAGACGAAGTTGGGGGAGGCCTCATCTTGCAGCTGTTGAAGCTGCAAAAACTGTTCATCCAACACTCCCTGCATGTATACATGCATATACATGGAATCGAATCAGACCAAACATTTGTAAATTGATGTTATCATAAGACTTTTAACACATATAATAGAATGTTTTTAATGTTGTATGTGTGGGAAGAACATATACCTGGTGGAAAAGAAAAGCAAGTAGACGGTTCATGTCGGCCCACAAGAGGTCCGCACCGAAACCAAGCATCCACAGAGGGAGACCCGTTTTGGCGAATTGATTAAACCACCGTATGCAATGGAAGATTAAGCAGCAGGCAGCACTATAACAGTATAACTTATTGACACCAAGACCAAGAAGAACAAGGCTTCTATTGTTGTCACGGGAATGCCAATACTCGTATTTAAAGGCAAACGTTGTTCTACCACAAAATTCGTAATAACTCATATGAACTTCTGAATCATGAAgagattataataaatatattgtggAAAGTTGTTTCTCATTAGTATATTATGATTAGAATATATTGGTTAAGAAAtccatacatataatataaaacatgcTTTCTAATTCCTTAAATACTATCTTTAACCATTTGAAgttatttaaaacttgttttaatAGTCCTATGGAAGTAGTAATAATGGCATTGATTAGTTAAGTTGAGTGAGAGTGAGTTTTGGGGTGTGggtgttaattaaaatatagaaaggaAGGAAGGCATGGAGGTGAATTGGAGTAATCGAGATGAATGTGGGGTATCTACCCTACCAATTAAGGGTCATTGCCCCAGGCACGGTGGTGTTGGCAGTGTTTCAAAGTGCAATTCTTCTCCTTCTGTTCCCTTCCCACCAAAATGCTCCATTCACCTGACACCTGCTGTAACTTCATTCCTGTCACCCTTTTAATTATACTGCtacaaatatattgaatatcAAAGTTCAAAAGACCGAGGTTAGTATTAGTCTGTCTTAATGGTGGTTAAATTAAGGTTGTATAGTGAAGGTTGGCACGCGGTTGAATAAGAGAAGATGGGAATTTTGTCATTTCATGGAAGTGGTTTACTATAGCAAACACAGCATGAATGAATGTATAGATTTTTCTGTCATCATGGCCTAAACACCAAACTACACTCCATCTTCTGACACCCACTTCACACGCCTGGGAATCAAGCACAAAATTATAGGTTCTGctcttattattttatcatccaCACTTCTTATTAGCTCTTCtgcattcaataattttttttacttacaaCAGTAAGAAATATAGTAACCaagtcttttcttttaatttttttttattatgatttacttacaatttattataacaattactctattataaatataactttacaatcattatttcttttttttctgcttTAAGTTTACATATCCAATTTAAACataatcatcttcatctaaagaTAATTGTGTTGTAAAAAATATCACTAGCTTCCATgatatattaatcaattatttagaGAATTTGCAGTTCTTGTATGGCTTTGTGTCTAGCATTTCAGTAATTTTGAGCTTAAAGGTGAAACACGATTGAAGTGCATagcatacttttatttttttgtctcaCAGATGCAAGTGTTAAATATGCACTTTAATAAGCGTACAGTGTGAAAGCAAATTACTACTACCAATCTTGGGCATGGGTTAAAGCCTACTTTAAAACCTTGTTTTATAGTGCTATAATGAGAATCATGcattttcatttctattatttatagatTCCTCGAAATCCTTGCTTGAAAGGCATACTTTGTTCATAATCAACTGACGTAAGCAAACAACTCCTAC
This DNA window, taken from Vigna radiata var. radiata cultivar VC1973A chromosome 5, Vradiata_ver6, whole genome shotgun sequence, encodes the following:
- the LOC106761820 gene encoding histidine-containing phosphotransfer protein 1, translating into MSYYEFCGRTTFAFKYEYWHSRDNNRSLVLLGLGVNKLYCYSAACCLIFHCIRWFNQFAKTGLPLWMLGFGADLLWADMNRLLAFLFHQGVLDEQFLQLQQLQDEASPNFVSEVVNIYFHESEKLLNNLRGLLMERELSDYKKMGIHLNQFMGSSSSIGAKRVTNICVAFRAATDQSNRAGCLRALEMLEHEYCYLKNKLHELFQIEQQRALVAGVRYPVQNQ